In Anomalospiza imberbis isolate Cuckoo-Finch-1a 21T00152 chromosome 10, ASM3175350v1, whole genome shotgun sequence, the following proteins share a genomic window:
- the MUC4 gene encoding mucin-4 has product MAIASTAPVTPAKEVGSLPAPGTMAQVTPPATTSPATTLSHAFGTQRGPSTKLSTSAHTTTGHRTPAPEPQSIHELIKPAASLYPFGVEGGDQEYVQRMVDFNSPLIKPEIGFPFGNSLRDALYFTDNGQIIFPPTDNYVPSNPNPPPRGFTGWESLPMIAAFWDDADFSKGVGTTWYQEYSTLSSTQDPVVLDVEEKIEKYLKIPYVAKWTLKVTWEKAPAYPSRRDDTQTSTYQAVLTTDGNCSFALLLYQDGGMRWDYTRLAAANVLIGFSSGNGYAQNNELTQKPPAVKYRPDQHSSTGSDVRGLWIYRLDSRSRVNYRLQCLAWLDTEPAPATWNSQLPPCPCSRPQAELDPRYHWSRGPADTSVRMLRTASPSPAGAGVRCLYQGGSLLEGWQERAWSLPFHAATDRELEAFDWCCRRVGKPLFCAKFAEKRPRVGCEGYVPPTPAGAFGDPHIITLDGLTYTFNGLGDFVLLLASDAQTSFILHGRTAQTGMAQATNFVAFAAQYISNTTTTVEWTLGSQDNIQVLLNNKTIQFSYSQDLGDEVYYSPGVLLVNASSVTAVFDGTIAVSVSAASGILSVVCSLPDWYCNSTRGLLGVWDHDPADDFQMPNGTSIPVNSSEEEIYSYGMTWAVGEHSLFTQPLDSPALNFTPFFLSWLRQENESQYELAALQCHGSKECIYDSLSTGNLALGLATQSLAADFQQRKTALNAFPPVITGDASITAFRTEKVRRQYHALGAGARFIPHLSPELNISENGTLIWEPRGIAPFTINLEAVGSNNISALLQLRFTLCRCSRSQDCDYSNTVTLRESSLQLAACRCESGYSGAFCQDPPDPCSQGCFPGVGCDPFSGCGPCPAGLTGDGEHCSDIDECTQGTECPGNSTCTNTVGSYICSCLASEQGERPGCGSACGYHSCPEGYCSNGGRCHLHPITCAPTCTCPPAFTDQRCLVAGGDFQPLPSSGLPRRSIQMRIKTLQNTTAEEVNSTVSAILDSLEVKAFQSNTNITQMTDSDGFTFVVVSEFAYDSRGTVIRFLNEELLAAITGAFNGRRGRREAGTGLLFQHLHRDNITDLVKLTVDELRDYFPCTLYGYKGYRLRYMGTIGFVCISPCKMGYCQHGGQCQHLPEGPTCSCLPFSIYSPAGLQCQQLAISLAAFLGILLGALALLCLLFAIACLALHLCRQHRRRHQGAKETLWRTRPFSSLTMAGEQAEPTISHSLERHWKLQLQAIDPSAQIRIQRPHIMPPSQSPQQP; this is encoded by the exons ATGGCTATTGCATCCACAGCCCCAGTGACCCCAGCCAAGGAGGTGGGAAGtctcccagctccaggcacCATGGCACAAGTGACACCACCAGCCACCACCAGCCCTGCCACCACCCTGTCTCATGCCTTTGGGACACAGAGAGGACCATCCACCAAGCTGAGCACATCTGCCCACACCACCACTGGGCACAGAACTCCTGCACCTGAGCCCCAGTCCATCCATGAGCTTATCA agccagcagcttcACTCTACCCCTTTGGTGTGGAAGGAGGGGACCAAGAGTACGTCCAGAGGATGGTGGATTTTAACTCACCCCTGATCAAGCCAGAAATTGGATTTCCCTTTGGGAACTCACTGCGAGATGCTCTCTAT TTTACAGATAACGGACAGATCATTTTTCCACCCACGGACAACTATGTCCCGTCCAACCCCAACCCCCCTCCCCGGGGCTTCACTGGCTGGGAGAGCTTGCCAATGATTGCTGCCTTTTGGGATGATGCAGACTTTTCCAAGGGTGTTGGCACCACCTGGTACCAG GAGTACTCTACACTCAGCTCTACCCAAGACCCCGTTGTCCTAGATGTGGAAGAAAAGATTgagaaatacttaaaaatcCCCTATGTAGCAAAATGGACCTTGAAGGTGACGTGGGAGAAAGCTCCAGCATACCCATCCCGGAGGGATGACACTCAG ACGAGCACCTACCAGGCAGTGCTCACCACCGATGGGAACTGCTCCTTTGCCCTGCTGCTCTACCAGGACGGTGGGATGCGCTGGGACTACaccaggctggctgcagccaaCGTGCTGATCGGCTTCTCCAG CGGCAATGGCTATGCCCAAAACAATGAGCTGACTCAGAAGCCACCAGCTGTCAAGTACCGACCAgaccagcacagcagcaccgGCTCCG ATGTGCGTGGGCTGTGGATTTACAGACTGGACAGTCGCTCCCGGGTGAATTACAGGCTGCAGTGCCTGGCGTGGCTGGACACAGAGCCAGCACCGGCCACCTGGAACAGCCAGCTGCCACCATGCCCCTGCTCCcggccccaggcagagctggaccCCCGCTACCACTGGAGCAGAG GCCCAGCAGACACCTCCGTGAGGATGCTGCGCACTgcgtcccccagcccagctggagctggggtaCGATGTCTGTACCAAGGTGGGAGCTTGCTCGAAGGCTGGCAGGAGAGAGCATGGAGCCTCCCCTTCCACGCTGCCACTG ACAGGGAGCTGGAAGCGTTTGACTGGTGCTGCCGGCGTGTGGGGAAGCCCCTGTTCTGTGCCAAGTTTGCTGAGAAGAGACCAAGGGTTGGCTGTGAAGGATATGTGCCACCCACCCCCG CTGGTGCCTTTGGTGACCCACACATCATCACCCTGGATGGACTCACCTACACCTTCAATGGGCTCGGGGActttgtcctgctgctggccagtgATGCCCAGACCAGCTTCATTTTGCACGGGCGCACAGCACAGACTGGCATGGCCCAGGCCACCAACTTTGTGGCCTTTGCTGCCCAATACATCTCCAACACCACCACAACA GTTGAGTGGACCTTGGGGAGCCAGGACAACATCCAAGTCCTCCTGAACAACAAAACCATCCAGTTTTCCTATTCCCAAG ACCTGGGTGATGAGGTCTACTACAGCCCTGGTGTCCTGCTAGTCAACGCCTCCTCTGTCACAGCCGTCTTCGATGGGACCATCGCTGTCTCTGTCTCAGCCGCCTCTGGGATCCTCAGCGTGGTCTGCAGCCTGCCTGACTGGTACTGCAACAGCACCAGGGGCCTCCTGG GTGTGTGGGACCATGACCCTGCAGATGACTTCCAGATGCCAAATGGTACCAGCATCCCTGTGAACAGCAGTGAGGAGGAGATCTACAGCTATGGGATGACCT GGGCTGTCGGGGAGCACAGCCTGTTCACTCAGCCTCTGGACTCGCCAGCACTGAACTTCACACCCTTCTTCTTGTCTTGGCTGCGGCAGGAGAATGAAAGTCAGTACGAGCTGGCAGCCTTGCAGTGTCACGGCAGCAAGGAGTGCATCTATGAttcactgagcacagggaacTTGGCCCTGGGCCTGGCCACCCAGAGCCTTGCAGCCGACTTCCAGCAGAGGAAGACAGCACTCA atGCCTTCCCTCCTGTCATCACTGGTGATGCATCAATCACAGCCTTCAGGACAGAGAAAGTCAGAAGGCAGTACCATGCCTTGGGGGCGGGTGCACGCTTCATTCCCCATCTCTCACCAGAGCTCAACATATCTG AGAACGGCACCCTCATATGGGAGCCCCGTGGGATAGCCCCATTCACCATCAACCTGGAGGCTGTTGGCTCCAACAACATCTCTGCACTCCTCCAGCTCCGCTTCACCCTCTGCAggtgcagcaggagccaggacTGTGACTACAGCAACACTGTCACTCTCAGGGAATCTTCCCTGCAG CTGGCAGCCTGCAGATGCGAGAGCGGCTACTCAGGTGCCTTCTGCCAGGACCCTCCGGacccctgctcccagggatgctTCCCTGGGGTGGGATGTGACCCTTTCAGTGGCTGTGGCCCCTGCCCGGCTGGCCTGACAGGGGATGGAGAGCACTGCTCAG ATATCGATGAGTGCACGCAGGGGACGGAGTGCCCAGGGAACAGCACCTGCACCAACACTGTAGGCAGCTacatctgctcctgcctggccagTGAGCAGG GTGAGAGGCCAGGCTGTGGCTCAGCCTGCGGCTACCACTCCTGCCCTGAGGGCTACTGCAGCAATGGGGGACGCTGCCACCTTCACCCCATCACTTGTGCCCCCACCTGCACCTGCCCCCCGGCTTTCACCGACCAGCGCTGCCTGGTGGCAGGGGGGGATTTTCAGCCGCTGCCCAGCTCAG GTCTTCCTCGGAGAAGCATCCAGATGAGAATCAAGACACTGCAAAACACCACTGCTGAGGAAGTCAACAGCACT GTCTCAGCCATCCTGGACTCCCTGGAGGTAAAGGCTTTCCAGAGCAACACCAACATCACCCAGAT GACAGACAGCGATGGCTTCACCTTCGTGGTGGTTTCCGAGTTTGCCTATGACAGCCGCGGGACCGTCATCCGCTTCCTGAACGAGGAGCTGCTCGCAGCCATCACCGGTGCCTTCAacgggcggcgggggcggcgggaggcggGCACGGGGCTGCTCTTCCAGCACCTGCACCGGGACAACATCACTGACCTGGTGAAGC TGACAGTGGATGAGCTGAGGGACTATTTCCCCTGCACTCTGTACGGCTACAAAGGCTACCGGCTCCGCTACATGGGGACCATCGGCTTCGTCTGCATCTCCCCCTGCAAGATGGGCTACTGCCAGCACGGTGGCCAATGCCAGCACCTGCCCGAGGGGCCCACGTGCAG CTGCCTGCCCTTCTCCATCTACTCTCCCGCTGGCCTCCAGTGTCAGCAGCTGGCCATCAGCCTGGCTGCCTTCCTCGGCATCCTGCTGggagccctggctctgctctgcctcctgtTTGCCATCGCCTGCCTGGCCCTGCACCTCTGCCGCCAGCACCGCCGCCGGCACCAGGG GGCCAAGGAGACCTTGTGGAGGACACGGCCCTTCTCCT CTTTAACAATGGCAGGAGAACAAGCAGAGCCCACCATCTCCCACTCCCTGGAAAGGCATTGGAaactgcagctccaggccatTGACCCCTCAGCCCAG ATAAGAATCCAGAGACCCCATATTATGCCTCCAAGCCAGTCCCCCCAGCAGCCCTAA